CGTGGCGGGATCAGAGGGCTGATGCAATACCGGTAAAACTTAATCAAGCCTAAAAACAGTTTGGCCAACATAATGTTTACGATTTTTGGGACAACATCAACTGTGCCAACTCTCTGCGCGCTTCGGTAAAGCTGCTGCGGTCAAACCGCTGTTTAACCCTCACGACAAAATCACGGGGCGGCAATTCGTTTTTATGGCAGCGGAACCATTCTCTGATCACACGCTTCATATAATTGCGCTCATTGGCACGCTTGGCGGCTTTTTTACCCACAACCAAACCCAAACGCGCATGACCGTACGGATTGATATCCGACTGCAAAACTTGCAAAAACAGCCTGCTTCGTTGTTTCCTTAAAGC
This portion of the Neisseria canis genome encodes:
- the rnpA gene encoding ribonuclease P protein component gives rise to the protein MEQHFGKRYRLLKTEEFSSVFALRKQRSRLFLQVLQSDINPYGHARLGLVVGKKAAKRANERNYMKRVIREWFRCHKNELPPRDFVVRVKQRFDRSSFTEARRELAQLMLSQKS